The Salvelinus namaycush isolate Seneca chromosome 28, SaNama_1.0, whole genome shotgun sequence genome contains a region encoding:
- the LOC120023638 gene encoding transmembrane protein 50A, translating to MSGFLDSVRCGDCECNVDWGERRNTMASIAAGVLFFTGWWIIIDAAVKYPDEAVFHHAYHTCGVIATVAFLMINAVSNGQVRGDSYSEGCIGQTGARVWLFIGFMLAFGSLIASMWILFGGFVVPKKPVVYPGIAVFFQNAFIFFGGLVFKFGRTEDLWQ from the exons ATGTCAGGGTTTTTGGACAGCGTCCGGTGCGGAGACTGCGAGTGCAATGTGGACTGGGGAGAGAGGCGAAACACCATGGCATCTATAGCTGCTGGAGTCTTG TTTTTCACTGGTTGGTGGATAATCATTGATGCAGCTGTGAAATATCCAGATGAGGCGGTCTTCCATCATGCCTATCACACCTGTGGAGTCATCGCTACTGTGGCTTTTCTCAT GATCAATGCTGTCTCAAATGGCCAGGTGAGAGGGGACAGCTACAGTGAAGGTTGCATTGGGCAGACAG GAGCTCGTGTGTGGCTCTTCATTGGCTTCATGCTGGCGTTCGGCTCTCTCATCGCTTCCATGTGGATCCTGTTTGGAGGCTTCGTAGTGCCCA AGAAACCTGTTGTATATCCTGGTATTGCGGTTTTCTTCCAAAATGCATTCATTTTCTTTGG GGGCTTGGTGTTTAAGTTTGGACGCACTGAAGACTTGTGGCAGTAA